In Gulosibacter molinativorax, a single window of DNA contains:
- a CDS encoding RNA-binding protein, giving the protein MLASALEHLVRGIVDRPDDVRVDAINSSRGEVLEVHVHSEDLGRVIGRQGRTAKALRTVITALAEGRRVRVDVADN; this is encoded by the coding sequence ATGCTTGCGTCCGCACTGGAACATCTCGTCCGCGGCATCGTCGATCGTCCCGACGACGTTCGTGTGGACGCAATCAACTCGTCGCGCGGCGAGGTCCTCGAAGTGCATGTGCACTCCGAGGACCTCGGTCGCGTGATCGGCCGACAGGGCCGCACCGCAAAGGCACTGCGCACCGTCATCACGGCACTCGCCGAAGGACGCCGCGTCCGCGTGGACGTGGCAGACAACTAA
- the rimM gene encoding ribosome maturation factor RimM (Essential for efficient processing of 16S rRNA), with product MTGNKRGITQLRVGRLSKAHGLKGALKLELYTDEPEKRFVPGASFSLQVPSSSPWKGKKLVLRELRWFNEAPVGFFEDVTDRTTAESLVKAILWVDQDDAEELDPDTWYDHQLVDLEVVLDGTVVGKVSRVNHSPAQDLLEVETENGMVMVPFVKAIVPEVNVAAGTLTVTPPRGLFDTENAENAAADAVASSGEDA from the coding sequence TTGACGGGCAACAAGCGCGGCATCACTCAGCTGCGAGTTGGCCGCCTCTCTAAAGCGCACGGCCTCAAGGGTGCGCTCAAGCTAGAGCTCTACACTGATGAGCCCGAGAAACGATTCGTTCCGGGCGCATCATTTTCACTCCAGGTCCCGAGTTCATCCCCGTGGAAGGGGAAGAAACTCGTCCTGCGCGAACTCCGCTGGTTCAACGAAGCACCGGTTGGATTCTTCGAAGACGTTACCGATCGCACCACCGCCGAGTCACTCGTGAAGGCCATTCTTTGGGTCGACCAGGACGACGCGGAGGAGCTCGACCCCGACACCTGGTACGACCACCAACTCGTCGACCTCGAAGTCGTTCTCGACGGCACCGTCGTGGGCAAGGTCAGCCGGGTCAACCACTCCCCAGCCCAAGATCTGCTCGAGGTTGAGACCGAGAACGGCATGGTGATGGTCCCGTTCGTCAAGGCCATCGTGCCCGAGGTCAACGTCGCGGCCGGCACGCTGACCGTCACTCCCCCGCGCGGGCTCTTCGACACCGAGAATGCTGAGAATGCGGCCGCCGACGCGGTCGCCTCGAGCGGCGAGGATGCATAA
- the rpsP gene encoding 30S ribosomal protein S16, protein MSVKIRLKRLGKIRAPFYRVVVADERSKRNGRVIEEIGKYQPTVHPSLIEIDSERAQYWLSVGAQPTEPVLALLKLTGDWGKFKGEGPTESQVQQPEAKEEFVADTAKKPVLKPKAAPKAEPKAEEAPAEEAAEEATEETEA, encoded by the coding sequence GTGTCTGTAAAGATCCGTCTTAAGCGCCTGGGTAAGATCCGGGCACCGTTCTACCGCGTCGTGGTCGCCGACGAGCGTTCGAAGCGCAACGGTCGCGTCATCGAGGAGATCGGCAAGTACCAGCCGACCGTCCACCCTTCGCTCATCGAGATTGACTCGGAGCGCGCACAGTACTGGCTTTCCGTTGGCGCACAGCCGACCGAGCCCGTCCTCGCACTTCTGAAGCTCACCGGTGACTGGGGCAAGTTCAAGGGCGAGGGCCCGACCGAGTCGCAGGTTCAGCAGCCGGAGGCCAAGGAAGAGTTCGTCGCGGATACCGCGAAGAAGCCCGTCCTCAAGCCCAAGGCAGCTCCGAAGGCTGAGCCCAAGGCTGAAGAAGCACCCGCTGAAGAAGCAGCCGAAGAGGCTACTGAAGAAACCGAGGCCTAG